A window of Oncorhynchus kisutch isolate 150728-3 linkage group LG10, Okis_V2, whole genome shotgun sequence contains these coding sequences:
- the LOC109897325 gene encoding histone acetyltransferase KAT7 isoform X3, translated as MPRRKRNAGSSSDGTEDSDFSADHEHTDRIETYGRTRRNTRLTRASLRLSQSSQDLKRAADQDESPPRTPTGNALSSESDIDVSSPNASHDESLAKELSLKDSGSDLSHRPKRRRFHESYNFNMKCPTPGCNSLGHLTGKHERHFSISGCPLFHNLSVDECKTRASSRDKQVEERTLSHRQDENRHGTRHQAPTERQMRYKEKVTEMRKKRNSGLLKEQKDQYMDHRQSHGNNREPLLENITSDYDLELFRKAQARASEDLEKLQGQVAEGSNMIKTIVFGRYELDTWYHSPYPEEYARLGRLYMCEFCLKYMKSLTILRRHMAKCVWKHPPGDEIYRKGNISVFEVDGKKNKIYCQNLCLLAKLFLDHKTLYYDVEPFLFYVMTEADNTGCHLVGYFSKEKNSFLNYNVSCILTMPQYMRQGYGKMLIDFSYLLSKVEEKVGSPERPLSDLGLISYRSYWKEVLLRYLNQFQGKEISIKEISQETAVNPVDIVSTLQSLQMLKYWKGKHLVLKRQDLIDDWKAKETKRGSSKTIEPTALKWTPPKGT; from the exons ATGCCTCGGAGAAAG AGGAATGCTGGGAGCAGCTCCGACGGCACTGAGGATTCAGACTTCTCTGCTGACCATGAGCACACAGACCGAATCGAGACCTATGGGAGAACACGGAGGAACACGCGCCTCACCCGGGCATCGCTGCGACTCAGCCAAAGTTCACAAG ACTTGAAGCGAGCAGCAGACCAGGACGAGTCTCCGCCCCGCACCCCAACAGGGAACGCCCTCTCATCGGAGTCGGACATTGACGTGTCCAGCCCTAACGCCTCTCATGACGAGAGCCTGGCCAAGGAGCTGTCACTCAAAGACTCTGGCAGTGACCTCTCCCACAGGCCCAAGCGCCGCCGCTTCCACGAGAGCTACAACTTCAACATGAAGTGCCCCACACCAGGCTGCAACTCCCTGG GCCATTTGACAGGGAAACATGAGAGGCACTTCTCAATATCTGGCTGCCCTCTCTTCCACAACCTCTCTGTAGATGAATGCAAG ACGAGGGCCTCCTCTCGTGACAAACAGGTGGAGGAGCGGACGTTGTCCCACCGGCAGGATGAGAATAGACATGGTACCCGTCACCAG GCCCCAACGGAGAGACAGATGAGGTACAAGGAGAAGGTGACGGaaatgaggaagaagaggaactCGGGTCTGCTAAAAGAGCAGAAAGACCAGTACATG GATCACCGGCAGTCCCACGGCAACAACCGAGAGCCCCTCCTGGAGAACATCACAAGTGATTACGACCTGGAGCTCTTTCGAAAAGCCCAGGCACGTGCTTCGGAGGAtctt GAGAAGCTTCAGGGCCAGGTGGCGGAGGGCAGCAACATGATCAAGACCATCGTGTTTGGCCGCTACGAGCTGGACACCTGGTACCACTCGCCCTACCCCGAGGAGTACGCCCGCCTGGGACGCCTCTACATGTGTGAGTTCTGCCTCAAGTACATGAAGAGTCTGACCATCCTGCGCCGGCACATG GCCAAGTGTGTCTGGAAACACCCACCAGGGGATGAGATCTATCGAAAGGGAAACATCTCCGTCTTTGAGGTGGACGGTAAAAAGAACAAG ATCTACTGCCAAAACCTGTGCCTTCTGGCTAAGCTCTTCCTGGACCACAAGACCCTATACTACGACGTGGAGCCCTTCCTCTTCTACGTCATGACAGAGGCTGACAACACCGGCTGCCATCTTGTTGGCTACTTCTCAAAG GAGAAGAACTCGTTCCTGAACTACAATGTCTCCTGTATCCTCACCATGCCACAGTACATGAGGCAGGGCTACGGAAAGATGCTGATTGACTTCA GTTACCTACTGTCTAAGGTGGAGGAGAAGGTGGGCTCTCCAGAGCGGCCCCTCTCAGACCTGGGCCTAATCAGCTACAGGTCCTACTGGAAGGAGGTGCTGCTGCGCTACCTCAACCAGTTCCAGGGGAAGGAGATCTCCATCAAGGAGATCAGCCAGGAGACAGCCGTCAACCCAGTGGACATTGTCAGCACCCTGCAGTCCCTCCAGATGCTCAAGTACTGGAAAGGGAAGCACTTGGTCTTGAAGAGACAG GACCTAATCGACGACTGGAAAGCCAAGGAGACCAAGCGTGGCAGCAGCAAGACTATTGAACCCACTGCCTTAAAGTGGACCCCACCTAAAGGAACATAG
- the LOC109897325 gene encoding histone acetyltransferase KAT7 isoform X4: MPRRKRNAGSSSDGTEDSDFSADHEHTDRIETYGRTRRNTRLTRASLRLSQSSQDSSPVQISPAEVVTFSARRVTRSRSLQQGPPVTPKKYPLRQSRSSGSDTEQHVEDLKRAADQDESPPRTPTGNALSSESDIDVSSPNASHDESLAKELSLKDSGSDLSHRPKRRRFHESYNFNMKCPTPGCNSLGHLTGKHERHFSISGCPLFHNLSVDECKTRASSRDKQVEERTLSHRQDENRHGTRHQEKLQGQVAEGSNMIKTIVFGRYELDTWYHSPYPEEYARLGRLYMCEFCLKYMKSLTILRRHMAKCVWKHPPGDEIYRKGNISVFEVDGKKNKIYCQNLCLLAKLFLDHKTLYYDVEPFLFYVMTEADNTGCHLVGYFSKEKNSFLNYNVSCILTMPQYMRQGYGKMLIDFSYLLSKVEEKVGSPERPLSDLGLISYRSYWKEVLLRYLNQFQGKEISIKEISQETAVNPVDIVSTLQSLQMLKYWKGKHLVLKRQDLIDDWKAKETKRGSSKTIEPTALKWTPPKGT; the protein is encoded by the exons ATGCCTCGGAGAAAG AGGAATGCTGGGAGCAGCTCCGACGGCACTGAGGATTCAGACTTCTCTGCTGACCATGAGCACACAGACCGAATCGAGACCTATGGGAGAACACGGAGGAACACGCGCCTCACCCGGGCATCGCTGCGACTCAGCCAAAGTTCACAAG attCCAGCCCTGTCCAGATCAGCCCAGCAGAGGTGGTGACCTTCTCTGCCCGGCGCGTGACCCGTAGCCGTAGTCTGCAGCAAGGGCCGCCGGTCACCCCCAAGAAATACCCTCTGCGCCAGAGTCGCTCTTCGGGGTCGGACACGGAGCAGCATGTGGAGG ACTTGAAGCGAGCAGCAGACCAGGACGAGTCTCCGCCCCGCACCCCAACAGGGAACGCCCTCTCATCGGAGTCGGACATTGACGTGTCCAGCCCTAACGCCTCTCATGACGAGAGCCTGGCCAAGGAGCTGTCACTCAAAGACTCTGGCAGTGACCTCTCCCACAGGCCCAAGCGCCGCCGCTTCCACGAGAGCTACAACTTCAACATGAAGTGCCCCACACCAGGCTGCAACTCCCTGG GCCATTTGACAGGGAAACATGAGAGGCACTTCTCAATATCTGGCTGCCCTCTCTTCCACAACCTCTCTGTAGATGAATGCAAG ACGAGGGCCTCCTCTCGTGACAAACAGGTGGAGGAGCGGACGTTGTCCCACCGGCAGGATGAGAATAGACATGGTACCCGTCACCAG GAGAAGCTTCAGGGCCAGGTGGCGGAGGGCAGCAACATGATCAAGACCATCGTGTTTGGCCGCTACGAGCTGGACACCTGGTACCACTCGCCCTACCCCGAGGAGTACGCCCGCCTGGGACGCCTCTACATGTGTGAGTTCTGCCTCAAGTACATGAAGAGTCTGACCATCCTGCGCCGGCACATG GCCAAGTGTGTCTGGAAACACCCACCAGGGGATGAGATCTATCGAAAGGGAAACATCTCCGTCTTTGAGGTGGACGGTAAAAAGAACAAG ATCTACTGCCAAAACCTGTGCCTTCTGGCTAAGCTCTTCCTGGACCACAAGACCCTATACTACGACGTGGAGCCCTTCCTCTTCTACGTCATGACAGAGGCTGACAACACCGGCTGCCATCTTGTTGGCTACTTCTCAAAG GAGAAGAACTCGTTCCTGAACTACAATGTCTCCTGTATCCTCACCATGCCACAGTACATGAGGCAGGGCTACGGAAAGATGCTGATTGACTTCA GTTACCTACTGTCTAAGGTGGAGGAGAAGGTGGGCTCTCCAGAGCGGCCCCTCTCAGACCTGGGCCTAATCAGCTACAGGTCCTACTGGAAGGAGGTGCTGCTGCGCTACCTCAACCAGTTCCAGGGGAAGGAGATCTCCATCAAGGAGATCAGCCAGGAGACAGCCGTCAACCCAGTGGACATTGTCAGCACCCTGCAGTCCCTCCAGATGCTCAAGTACTGGAAAGGGAAGCACTTGGTCTTGAAGAGACAG GACCTAATCGACGACTGGAAAGCCAAGGAGACCAAGCGTGGCAGCAGCAAGACTATTGAACCCACTGCCTTAAAGTGGACCCCACCTAAAGGAACATAG
- the LOC109897325 gene encoding histone acetyltransferase KAT7 isoform X2, with product MPRRKRNAGSSSDGTEDSDFSADHEHTDRIETYGRTRRNTRLTRASLRLSQSSQDSSPVQISPAEVVTFSARRVTRSRSLQQGPPVTPKKYPLRQSRSSGSDTEQHVEDLKRAADQDESPPRTPTGNALSSESDIDVSSPNASHDESLAKELSLKDSGSDLSHRPKRRRFHESYNFNMKCPTPGCNSLGHLTGKHERHFSISGCPLFHNLSVDECKTRASSRDKQVEERTLSHRQDENRHGTRHQAPTERQMRYKEKVTEMRKKRNSGLLKEQKDQYMDHRQSHGNNREPLLENITSDYDLELFRKAQEKLQGQVAEGSNMIKTIVFGRYELDTWYHSPYPEEYARLGRLYMCEFCLKYMKSLTILRRHMAKCVWKHPPGDEIYRKGNISVFEVDGKKNKIYCQNLCLLAKLFLDHKTLYYDVEPFLFYVMTEADNTGCHLVGYFSKEKNSFLNYNVSCILTMPQYMRQGYGKMLIDFSYLLSKVEEKVGSPERPLSDLGLISYRSYWKEVLLRYLNQFQGKEISIKEISQETAVNPVDIVSTLQSLQMLKYWKGKHLVLKRQDLIDDWKAKETKRGSSKTIEPTALKWTPPKGT from the exons ATGCCTCGGAGAAAG AGGAATGCTGGGAGCAGCTCCGACGGCACTGAGGATTCAGACTTCTCTGCTGACCATGAGCACACAGACCGAATCGAGACCTATGGGAGAACACGGAGGAACACGCGCCTCACCCGGGCATCGCTGCGACTCAGCCAAAGTTCACAAG attCCAGCCCTGTCCAGATCAGCCCAGCAGAGGTGGTGACCTTCTCTGCCCGGCGCGTGACCCGTAGCCGTAGTCTGCAGCAAGGGCCGCCGGTCACCCCCAAGAAATACCCTCTGCGCCAGAGTCGCTCTTCGGGGTCGGACACGGAGCAGCATGTGGAGG ACTTGAAGCGAGCAGCAGACCAGGACGAGTCTCCGCCCCGCACCCCAACAGGGAACGCCCTCTCATCGGAGTCGGACATTGACGTGTCCAGCCCTAACGCCTCTCATGACGAGAGCCTGGCCAAGGAGCTGTCACTCAAAGACTCTGGCAGTGACCTCTCCCACAGGCCCAAGCGCCGCCGCTTCCACGAGAGCTACAACTTCAACATGAAGTGCCCCACACCAGGCTGCAACTCCCTGG GCCATTTGACAGGGAAACATGAGAGGCACTTCTCAATATCTGGCTGCCCTCTCTTCCACAACCTCTCTGTAGATGAATGCAAG ACGAGGGCCTCCTCTCGTGACAAACAGGTGGAGGAGCGGACGTTGTCCCACCGGCAGGATGAGAATAGACATGGTACCCGTCACCAG GCCCCAACGGAGAGACAGATGAGGTACAAGGAGAAGGTGACGGaaatgaggaagaagaggaactCGGGTCTGCTAAAAGAGCAGAAAGACCAGTACATG GATCACCGGCAGTCCCACGGCAACAACCGAGAGCCCCTCCTGGAGAACATCACAAGTGATTACGACCTGGAGCTCTTTCGAAAAGCCCAG GAGAAGCTTCAGGGCCAGGTGGCGGAGGGCAGCAACATGATCAAGACCATCGTGTTTGGCCGCTACGAGCTGGACACCTGGTACCACTCGCCCTACCCCGAGGAGTACGCCCGCCTGGGACGCCTCTACATGTGTGAGTTCTGCCTCAAGTACATGAAGAGTCTGACCATCCTGCGCCGGCACATG GCCAAGTGTGTCTGGAAACACCCACCAGGGGATGAGATCTATCGAAAGGGAAACATCTCCGTCTTTGAGGTGGACGGTAAAAAGAACAAG ATCTACTGCCAAAACCTGTGCCTTCTGGCTAAGCTCTTCCTGGACCACAAGACCCTATACTACGACGTGGAGCCCTTCCTCTTCTACGTCATGACAGAGGCTGACAACACCGGCTGCCATCTTGTTGGCTACTTCTCAAAG GAGAAGAACTCGTTCCTGAACTACAATGTCTCCTGTATCCTCACCATGCCACAGTACATGAGGCAGGGCTACGGAAAGATGCTGATTGACTTCA GTTACCTACTGTCTAAGGTGGAGGAGAAGGTGGGCTCTCCAGAGCGGCCCCTCTCAGACCTGGGCCTAATCAGCTACAGGTCCTACTGGAAGGAGGTGCTGCTGCGCTACCTCAACCAGTTCCAGGGGAAGGAGATCTCCATCAAGGAGATCAGCCAGGAGACAGCCGTCAACCCAGTGGACATTGTCAGCACCCTGCAGTCCCTCCAGATGCTCAAGTACTGGAAAGGGAAGCACTTGGTCTTGAAGAGACAG GACCTAATCGACGACTGGAAAGCCAAGGAGACCAAGCGTGGCAGCAGCAAGACTATTGAACCCACTGCCTTAAAGTGGACCCCACCTAAAGGAACATAG
- the LOC109897325 gene encoding histone acetyltransferase KAT7 isoform X1, which produces MPRRKRNAGSSSDGTEDSDFSADHEHTDRIETYGRTRRNTRLTRASLRLSQSSQDSSPVQISPAEVVTFSARRVTRSRSLQQGPPVTPKKYPLRQSRSSGSDTEQHVEDLKRAADQDESPPRTPTGNALSSESDIDVSSPNASHDESLAKELSLKDSGSDLSHRPKRRRFHESYNFNMKCPTPGCNSLGHLTGKHERHFSISGCPLFHNLSVDECKTRASSRDKQVEERTLSHRQDENRHGTRHQAPTERQMRYKEKVTEMRKKRNSGLLKEQKDQYMDHRQSHGNNREPLLENITSDYDLELFRKAQARASEDLEKLQGQVAEGSNMIKTIVFGRYELDTWYHSPYPEEYARLGRLYMCEFCLKYMKSLTILRRHMAKCVWKHPPGDEIYRKGNISVFEVDGKKNKIYCQNLCLLAKLFLDHKTLYYDVEPFLFYVMTEADNTGCHLVGYFSKEKNSFLNYNVSCILTMPQYMRQGYGKMLIDFSYLLSKVEEKVGSPERPLSDLGLISYRSYWKEVLLRYLNQFQGKEISIKEISQETAVNPVDIVSTLQSLQMLKYWKGKHLVLKRQDLIDDWKAKETKRGSSKTIEPTALKWTPPKGT; this is translated from the exons ATGCCTCGGAGAAAG AGGAATGCTGGGAGCAGCTCCGACGGCACTGAGGATTCAGACTTCTCTGCTGACCATGAGCACACAGACCGAATCGAGACCTATGGGAGAACACGGAGGAACACGCGCCTCACCCGGGCATCGCTGCGACTCAGCCAAAGTTCACAAG attCCAGCCCTGTCCAGATCAGCCCAGCAGAGGTGGTGACCTTCTCTGCCCGGCGCGTGACCCGTAGCCGTAGTCTGCAGCAAGGGCCGCCGGTCACCCCCAAGAAATACCCTCTGCGCCAGAGTCGCTCTTCGGGGTCGGACACGGAGCAGCATGTGGAGG ACTTGAAGCGAGCAGCAGACCAGGACGAGTCTCCGCCCCGCACCCCAACAGGGAACGCCCTCTCATCGGAGTCGGACATTGACGTGTCCAGCCCTAACGCCTCTCATGACGAGAGCCTGGCCAAGGAGCTGTCACTCAAAGACTCTGGCAGTGACCTCTCCCACAGGCCCAAGCGCCGCCGCTTCCACGAGAGCTACAACTTCAACATGAAGTGCCCCACACCAGGCTGCAACTCCCTGG GCCATTTGACAGGGAAACATGAGAGGCACTTCTCAATATCTGGCTGCCCTCTCTTCCACAACCTCTCTGTAGATGAATGCAAG ACGAGGGCCTCCTCTCGTGACAAACAGGTGGAGGAGCGGACGTTGTCCCACCGGCAGGATGAGAATAGACATGGTACCCGTCACCAG GCCCCAACGGAGAGACAGATGAGGTACAAGGAGAAGGTGACGGaaatgaggaagaagaggaactCGGGTCTGCTAAAAGAGCAGAAAGACCAGTACATG GATCACCGGCAGTCCCACGGCAACAACCGAGAGCCCCTCCTGGAGAACATCACAAGTGATTACGACCTGGAGCTCTTTCGAAAAGCCCAGGCACGTGCTTCGGAGGAtctt GAGAAGCTTCAGGGCCAGGTGGCGGAGGGCAGCAACATGATCAAGACCATCGTGTTTGGCCGCTACGAGCTGGACACCTGGTACCACTCGCCCTACCCCGAGGAGTACGCCCGCCTGGGACGCCTCTACATGTGTGAGTTCTGCCTCAAGTACATGAAGAGTCTGACCATCCTGCGCCGGCACATG GCCAAGTGTGTCTGGAAACACCCACCAGGGGATGAGATCTATCGAAAGGGAAACATCTCCGTCTTTGAGGTGGACGGTAAAAAGAACAAG ATCTACTGCCAAAACCTGTGCCTTCTGGCTAAGCTCTTCCTGGACCACAAGACCCTATACTACGACGTGGAGCCCTTCCTCTTCTACGTCATGACAGAGGCTGACAACACCGGCTGCCATCTTGTTGGCTACTTCTCAAAG GAGAAGAACTCGTTCCTGAACTACAATGTCTCCTGTATCCTCACCATGCCACAGTACATGAGGCAGGGCTACGGAAAGATGCTGATTGACTTCA GTTACCTACTGTCTAAGGTGGAGGAGAAGGTGGGCTCTCCAGAGCGGCCCCTCTCAGACCTGGGCCTAATCAGCTACAGGTCCTACTGGAAGGAGGTGCTGCTGCGCTACCTCAACCAGTTCCAGGGGAAGGAGATCTCCATCAAGGAGATCAGCCAGGAGACAGCCGTCAACCCAGTGGACATTGTCAGCACCCTGCAGTCCCTCCAGATGCTCAAGTACTGGAAAGGGAAGCACTTGGTCTTGAAGAGACAG GACCTAATCGACGACTGGAAAGCCAAGGAGACCAAGCGTGGCAGCAGCAAGACTATTGAACCCACTGCCTTAAAGTGGACCCCACCTAAAGGAACATAG
- the LOC109898538 gene encoding glucose-6-phosphatase-like yields the protein MDTVHAYGVSTTRYLQTHYRDTQSWFLFVSMAADLRNTFFVFFPVCFHLRESVGVKLVWVAVVGDWLNLIFKWILFGERPYWWVQETPYYANSSAPQIEQFPMTCETSPGSPSGHAMSAAGVYYAMISSLLAILLKEHGGHIKNWCIRGTLWAVFWCVQVCVCLSRVFIAAHFPHQVVAGVVTGILVAETFDRVQWIYRASLRRYVYTTLSLLSFAVGLYLVLRGLGVDLLWTLDKAQRWCQRPQWVHIDTTPFASLLRNTGTLLGLGLGLHSPLYAEARRVGGGATYRLACVGATLLLLHLLDSFRPPAHTRALFYLLSFCKSATVPLATVGIVPYCVAGAAGQNGKKHQF from the exons ATGGACACCGTCCACGCCTATGGGGTTAGCACCACACGATACCTCCAGACTCACTACAGGGACACTCAGAGCTGGTTCCTGTTTGTTTCCATGGCAGCTGACCTGCGGAACACCTTCTTTGTCTTCTTCCCTGTGTGTTTCCACCTGCGGGAATCAGTGGGGGTCAAGCTGGTCTGGGTGGCTGTGGTGGGAGACTGGCTCAACCTTATCTTCAAATG GATCCTGTTTGGCGAGCGTCCCTATTGGTGGGTTCAAGAGACTCCTTACTATGCCAACTCATCAGCGCCACAAATTGAGCAGTTCCCTATGACCTGTGAGACTAGTCCAG GAAGTCCGTCGGGTCATGCCATGAGTGCTGCAGGGGTTTACTACGCTATGATCTCATCACTCCTCGCCATCCTCCTCAAGGAACACGGGGGTCACATCAAGAACTG gtgtatCCGCGGGACCCTGTGGGCTGTCTTctggtgtgtgcaggtgtgtgtctgCCTCTCCAGGGTTTTCATTGCTGCCCACTTCCCTCACCAGGTTGTCGCTGGGGTCGTCACAG GCATCCTAGTGGCAGAGACCTTTGACCGGGTCCAGTGGATCTACAGGGCTAGCCTGAGGCGCTACGTCTACACcaccctctccctgctctccttcGCTGTGGGCCTTTACCTGGTCCTCAGGGGCCTGGGGGTGGACCTGCTCTGGACCCTGGACAAGGCCCAGCGCTGGTGCCAGCGGCCCCAATGGGTCCACATAGACACTACACCCTTCGCCAGCCTTCTGCGCAACACCGGCACTCTGTTAGGCCTGGGCTTGGGCTTGCACTCGCCCCTCTACGCCGAGGCCCGGAGAGTTGGCGGTGGCGCCACCTACAGGCTGGCATGTGTGGGcgccacactgctgctgctccacCTACTGGACTCATTCAGGCCACCAGCCCACACCAGGGCTCTGTTCTACCTGCTGTCCTTCTGTAAGAGTGCCACTGTGCCCCTGGCCACTGTGGGCATAGTGCCCTACTGCGTGGCCGGGGCAGCGGGACAGAACGGAAAGAAACACCAGTTTTGA